The following proteins come from a genomic window of Acanthopagrus latus isolate v.2019 chromosome 5, fAcaLat1.1, whole genome shotgun sequence:
- the kif2a gene encoding kinesin-like protein KIF2A isoform X1 codes for MASSFGKIVVGTYVEIKRSDGRIHQAMVTSLNEDNESVTVEWIENGDTKGKEIDLESIFALNPDVAPDEEIAPSPETPPPPTPTCVKVNKIAKNRRTIAPTKNDTPSRDNRVAPTRARPPQPQQPEPAPPPPSQQPAQPTQAQTQLQLQNESSHQPISRKECGQLSRRKSNCVKEVEKLQEKRERRRLQQQELREKRAQEVDTTIPNYEIMYMIRDFRASLDYRPLTTADLIEEHRICVCVRKRPLNKKELTMKDLDVITIPSKDVVMVHEPKQKVDLTRYLENQTFRFDYAFDDSTTNEMVYRFTARPLVETIFERGMATCFAYGQTGSGKTHTMGGDFSGKNQDCSKGVYALAARDVFLMLKKPNYKKLDLQVYATFFEIYSGKVFDLLNRKAKLRVLEDGKQQVQVVGLQEKEVKCTEDVLKLIEVGNSCRTSGQTSANAHSSRSHAVFQIILRRKGKMHGKFSLIDLAGNERGADTSSADRQTRLEGAEINKSLLALKECIRALGRNKPHTPFRASKLTQVLRDSFIGENSRTCMIATISPGMTSCENTLNTLRYANRVKEFGISPSDIPFSQSGQGSRPDLSPTNTFEYDDFAATSPSRVKELTVDPNQVMEGGRPNIHTVNQLDLLDDEWLSISPQRDDLKLLCEQNEEEVSPQLFTFHEAVSQLVEMEEQVLEDHRAVFQESIRWLEDEKVLLEMTEEVDYDVESYATQLEQILDQKIEILTELRDKVKSFRSALQEEEQASKQINPKRPRAL; via the exons GACGTATCCACCAGGCAATGGTGACTTCACTGAATGAGGACAACGAAAGCGTCACAGTGGAGTGGATAGAAAATGGAGACACAAAAGGGAAAGAG ATTGACTTGGAGAGTATATTTGCACTTAACCCAGAtgtggctccagatgaagaAATTGCCCCTAGTCCAGAGACGCCACCCCCACCTACACCCACATGTGTTAAGGTCAACAAAATTGCAAAG AACCGTCGGACAATTGCACCCACTAAGAATGACACTCCGTCCAGGGACAATAGAG tgGCTCCAACCCGGGCCAGACCCCCACAACCTCAGCAGCCAGAGCCTGCACCACCGCCTCCATCCCAACAGCCTGCACAGCCCACTCAAGCTCAGACACAACTGCAACTGCAGAATG AATCCTCACATCAGCCGATATCCAGAAAGGAGTGTGGACAGCTTT CGCGGAGGAAGTCAAACTGTGTAAAGGAGGTGGAGAAACtgcaagagaagagagagaggcgtCGGCTTCAGCAACAGGAGCTCAGGGAGAAAAGAGCTCAG GAGGTGGATACCACCATCCCCAACTATGAGATCATGTACATGATCCGAGATTTCCGAGCCAGTCTAGACTACCGGCCCCTGACAACAGCAGATCTG ATTGAAGAGCACagaatatgtgtttgtgtaaggaAACGTCCACTCAACAAGAAAG AGTTGACTATGAAGGATTTGGATGTGATCACCATCCCCAGTAAGGACGTGGTGATGGTTCATGAACCTAAACAAAAAGTGGACCTCACTCGCTACCTGGAGAACCAGACCTTCCGCTTTGACTATGCCTTCGATGACAGCACCACTAACGAGATGGTTTACAG GTTCACTGCCAGGCCTTTAGTGGAGACCATTTTTGAGAGAGGCATGGCCACCTGCTTTGCCTATGGGCAGACAGGCAGTGGAAAAACACAT ACTATGGGTGGAGATTTCTCTGGGAAGAACCAAGATTGCTCTAAAGGAGTTTATGCATTAGCTG CTCGGGATGTATTTCTCATGTTGAAGAAACCCAACTACAAGAAGTTAGATCTACAGGTGTACGCAACCTTCTTTGAAATCTACAGTGGAAAG GTCTTTGACCTGCTGAATCGTAAAGCTAAGCTGAGGGTGCTGGAAGACGGGAAACAGCAAGTGCAGGTTGTAGGGCTTCAGGAGAAGGAGGTCAAGTGCACAGAGGATGTCCTGAAACTCATTGAAGTGGGCAACAGCTGCAG AACATCAGGGCAGACATCGGCCAATGCCCACTCATCTCGCAGCCACGCTGTATTCCAAATCATTCTTCGGAGGAAGGGTAAGATGCACGGCAAGTTCTCCCTCATTGACCTCGCAGGGAATGAGAGGGGGGCTGATACATCGAGTGCTGACCGCCAAACTCGTCTGGAGGGAGCTGAGATCAACAAAAGCCTGCTGGCCCTAAAG GAGTGTATCAGGGCTCTTGGCCGTAACAAGCCCCACACCCCATTCAGAGCCAGTAAGCTCACCCAGGTCCTGAGGGACTCCTTCATTGGGGAAAATTCACGCACATGCATG ATTGCAACAATTTCTCCTGGTATGACATCCTGTGAGAATACCCTGAACACACTTCGTTACGCCAACAG AGTGAAGGAGTTTGGGATTAGTCCGTCAGACATCCCCTTCTCCCAGAGCGGTCAGGGGAGTCGCCCTGACCTCTCACCCACCAATACGTTTGAATACGATGACTTTGCTGCTACCTCTCCCAGCAG GGTGAAGGAGCTGACAGTGGACCCCAACCAAGTGATGGAGGGAGGTCGACCCAACATCCACACTGTCAACCAGCTGGACCTGTTGGACGACGAGTGGCTGAGTATCTCACCACAGAGAGACGACCTCAAACTGCTCTGTGAGCAGAAT gaggaggaagtgtctcCCCAGCTCTTCACCTTCCACGAGGCCGTGTCTCAGTTAgtggagatggaggagcaggtccTGGAGGACCACCGAGCTGTTTTCCAG GAGTCCATCCGGTGGCTGGAAGATGAAAAGGTGCTGCTGGAGATGACAGAGGAGGTAGATTACGACGTGGAGTCGTATGCCACTCAACTGGAACAGATCCTGGACCAGAAGATAGAAATCCTCACTGAGCTCCGAG ATAAAGTGAAGTCATTCCGCTCTGCACTCCAAGAGGAGGAGCAAGCCAGTAAGCAGATCAATCCGAAGAGGCCACGTGCTCTTTAA
- the kif2a gene encoding kinesin-like protein KIF2A isoform X2 translates to MASSFGKIVVGTYVEIKRSDGRIHQAMVTSLNEDNESVTVEWIENGDTKGKEIDLESIFALNPDVAPDEEIAPSPETPPPPTPTCVKVNKIAKNRRTIAPTKNDTPSRDNRVAPTRARPPQPQQPEPAPPPPSQQPAQPTQAQTQLQLQNARRKSNCVKEVEKLQEKRERRRLQQQELREKRAQEVDTTIPNYEIMYMIRDFRASLDYRPLTTADLIEEHRICVCVRKRPLNKKELTMKDLDVITIPSKDVVMVHEPKQKVDLTRYLENQTFRFDYAFDDSTTNEMVYRFTARPLVETIFERGMATCFAYGQTGSGKTHTMGGDFSGKNQDCSKGVYALAARDVFLMLKKPNYKKLDLQVYATFFEIYSGKVFDLLNRKAKLRVLEDGKQQVQVVGLQEKEVKCTEDVLKLIEVGNSCRTSGQTSANAHSSRSHAVFQIILRRKGKMHGKFSLIDLAGNERGADTSSADRQTRLEGAEINKSLLALKECIRALGRNKPHTPFRASKLTQVLRDSFIGENSRTCMIATISPGMTSCENTLNTLRYANRVKEFGISPSDIPFSQSGQGSRPDLSPTNTFEYDDFAATSPSRVKELTVDPNQVMEGGRPNIHTVNQLDLLDDEWLSISPQRDDLKLLCEQNEEEVSPQLFTFHEAVSQLVEMEEQVLEDHRAVFQESIRWLEDEKVLLEMTEEVDYDVESYATQLEQILDQKIEILTELRDKVKSFRSALQEEEQASKQINPKRPRAL, encoded by the exons GACGTATCCACCAGGCAATGGTGACTTCACTGAATGAGGACAACGAAAGCGTCACAGTGGAGTGGATAGAAAATGGAGACACAAAAGGGAAAGAG ATTGACTTGGAGAGTATATTTGCACTTAACCCAGAtgtggctccagatgaagaAATTGCCCCTAGTCCAGAGACGCCACCCCCACCTACACCCACATGTGTTAAGGTCAACAAAATTGCAAAG AACCGTCGGACAATTGCACCCACTAAGAATGACACTCCGTCCAGGGACAATAGAG tgGCTCCAACCCGGGCCAGACCCCCACAACCTCAGCAGCCAGAGCCTGCACCACCGCCTCCATCCCAACAGCCTGCACAGCCCACTCAAGCTCAGACACAACTGCAACTGCAGAATG CGCGGAGGAAGTCAAACTGTGTAAAGGAGGTGGAGAAACtgcaagagaagagagagaggcgtCGGCTTCAGCAACAGGAGCTCAGGGAGAAAAGAGCTCAG GAGGTGGATACCACCATCCCCAACTATGAGATCATGTACATGATCCGAGATTTCCGAGCCAGTCTAGACTACCGGCCCCTGACAACAGCAGATCTG ATTGAAGAGCACagaatatgtgtttgtgtaaggaAACGTCCACTCAACAAGAAAG AGTTGACTATGAAGGATTTGGATGTGATCACCATCCCCAGTAAGGACGTGGTGATGGTTCATGAACCTAAACAAAAAGTGGACCTCACTCGCTACCTGGAGAACCAGACCTTCCGCTTTGACTATGCCTTCGATGACAGCACCACTAACGAGATGGTTTACAG GTTCACTGCCAGGCCTTTAGTGGAGACCATTTTTGAGAGAGGCATGGCCACCTGCTTTGCCTATGGGCAGACAGGCAGTGGAAAAACACAT ACTATGGGTGGAGATTTCTCTGGGAAGAACCAAGATTGCTCTAAAGGAGTTTATGCATTAGCTG CTCGGGATGTATTTCTCATGTTGAAGAAACCCAACTACAAGAAGTTAGATCTACAGGTGTACGCAACCTTCTTTGAAATCTACAGTGGAAAG GTCTTTGACCTGCTGAATCGTAAAGCTAAGCTGAGGGTGCTGGAAGACGGGAAACAGCAAGTGCAGGTTGTAGGGCTTCAGGAGAAGGAGGTCAAGTGCACAGAGGATGTCCTGAAACTCATTGAAGTGGGCAACAGCTGCAG AACATCAGGGCAGACATCGGCCAATGCCCACTCATCTCGCAGCCACGCTGTATTCCAAATCATTCTTCGGAGGAAGGGTAAGATGCACGGCAAGTTCTCCCTCATTGACCTCGCAGGGAATGAGAGGGGGGCTGATACATCGAGTGCTGACCGCCAAACTCGTCTGGAGGGAGCTGAGATCAACAAAAGCCTGCTGGCCCTAAAG GAGTGTATCAGGGCTCTTGGCCGTAACAAGCCCCACACCCCATTCAGAGCCAGTAAGCTCACCCAGGTCCTGAGGGACTCCTTCATTGGGGAAAATTCACGCACATGCATG ATTGCAACAATTTCTCCTGGTATGACATCCTGTGAGAATACCCTGAACACACTTCGTTACGCCAACAG AGTGAAGGAGTTTGGGATTAGTCCGTCAGACATCCCCTTCTCCCAGAGCGGTCAGGGGAGTCGCCCTGACCTCTCACCCACCAATACGTTTGAATACGATGACTTTGCTGCTACCTCTCCCAGCAG GGTGAAGGAGCTGACAGTGGACCCCAACCAAGTGATGGAGGGAGGTCGACCCAACATCCACACTGTCAACCAGCTGGACCTGTTGGACGACGAGTGGCTGAGTATCTCACCACAGAGAGACGACCTCAAACTGCTCTGTGAGCAGAAT gaggaggaagtgtctcCCCAGCTCTTCACCTTCCACGAGGCCGTGTCTCAGTTAgtggagatggaggagcaggtccTGGAGGACCACCGAGCTGTTTTCCAG GAGTCCATCCGGTGGCTGGAAGATGAAAAGGTGCTGCTGGAGATGACAGAGGAGGTAGATTACGACGTGGAGTCGTATGCCACTCAACTGGAACAGATCCTGGACCAGAAGATAGAAATCCTCACTGAGCTCCGAG ATAAAGTGAAGTCATTCCGCTCTGCACTCCAAGAGGAGGAGCAAGCCAGTAAGCAGATCAATCCGAAGAGGCCACGTGCTCTTTAA
- the kif2a gene encoding kinesin-like protein KIF2A isoform X3, whose protein sequence is MASSFGKIVVGTYVEIKRSDGRIHQAMVTSLNEDNESVTVEWIENGDTKGKEIDLESIFALNPDVAPDEEIAPSPETPPPPTPTCVKVNKIAKNRRTIAPTKNDTPSRDNRVAPTRARPPQPQQPEPAPPPPSQQPAQPTQAQTQLQLQNESSHQPISRKECGQLSRRKSNCVKEVEKLQEKRERRRLQQQELREKRAQEVDTTIPNYEIMYMIRDFRASLDYRPLTTADLIEEHRICVCVRKRPLNKKELTMKDLDVITIPSKDVVMVHEPKQKVDLTRYLENQTFRFDYAFDDSTTNEMVYRFTARPLVETIFERGMATCFAYGQTGSGKTHTMGGDFSGKNQDCSKGVYALAARDVFLMLKKPNYKKLDLQVYATFFEIYSGKVFDLLNRKAKLRVLEDGKQQVQVVGLQEKEVKCTEDVLKLIEVGNSCRTSGQTSANAHSSRSHAVFQIILRRKGKMHGKFSLIDLAGNERGADTSSADRQTRLEGAEINKSLLALKECIRALGRNKPHTPFRASKLTQVLRDSFIGENSRTCMIATISPGMTSCENTLNTLRYANRVKELTVDPNQVMEGGRPNIHTVNQLDLLDDEWLSISPQRDDLKLLCEQNEEEVSPQLFTFHEAVSQLVEMEEQVLEDHRAVFQESIRWLEDEKVLLEMTEEVDYDVESYATQLEQILDQKIEILTELRDKVKSFRSALQEEEQASKQINPKRPRAL, encoded by the exons GACGTATCCACCAGGCAATGGTGACTTCACTGAATGAGGACAACGAAAGCGTCACAGTGGAGTGGATAGAAAATGGAGACACAAAAGGGAAAGAG ATTGACTTGGAGAGTATATTTGCACTTAACCCAGAtgtggctccagatgaagaAATTGCCCCTAGTCCAGAGACGCCACCCCCACCTACACCCACATGTGTTAAGGTCAACAAAATTGCAAAG AACCGTCGGACAATTGCACCCACTAAGAATGACACTCCGTCCAGGGACAATAGAG tgGCTCCAACCCGGGCCAGACCCCCACAACCTCAGCAGCCAGAGCCTGCACCACCGCCTCCATCCCAACAGCCTGCACAGCCCACTCAAGCTCAGACACAACTGCAACTGCAGAATG AATCCTCACATCAGCCGATATCCAGAAAGGAGTGTGGACAGCTTT CGCGGAGGAAGTCAAACTGTGTAAAGGAGGTGGAGAAACtgcaagagaagagagagaggcgtCGGCTTCAGCAACAGGAGCTCAGGGAGAAAAGAGCTCAG GAGGTGGATACCACCATCCCCAACTATGAGATCATGTACATGATCCGAGATTTCCGAGCCAGTCTAGACTACCGGCCCCTGACAACAGCAGATCTG ATTGAAGAGCACagaatatgtgtttgtgtaaggaAACGTCCACTCAACAAGAAAG AGTTGACTATGAAGGATTTGGATGTGATCACCATCCCCAGTAAGGACGTGGTGATGGTTCATGAACCTAAACAAAAAGTGGACCTCACTCGCTACCTGGAGAACCAGACCTTCCGCTTTGACTATGCCTTCGATGACAGCACCACTAACGAGATGGTTTACAG GTTCACTGCCAGGCCTTTAGTGGAGACCATTTTTGAGAGAGGCATGGCCACCTGCTTTGCCTATGGGCAGACAGGCAGTGGAAAAACACAT ACTATGGGTGGAGATTTCTCTGGGAAGAACCAAGATTGCTCTAAAGGAGTTTATGCATTAGCTG CTCGGGATGTATTTCTCATGTTGAAGAAACCCAACTACAAGAAGTTAGATCTACAGGTGTACGCAACCTTCTTTGAAATCTACAGTGGAAAG GTCTTTGACCTGCTGAATCGTAAAGCTAAGCTGAGGGTGCTGGAAGACGGGAAACAGCAAGTGCAGGTTGTAGGGCTTCAGGAGAAGGAGGTCAAGTGCACAGAGGATGTCCTGAAACTCATTGAAGTGGGCAACAGCTGCAG AACATCAGGGCAGACATCGGCCAATGCCCACTCATCTCGCAGCCACGCTGTATTCCAAATCATTCTTCGGAGGAAGGGTAAGATGCACGGCAAGTTCTCCCTCATTGACCTCGCAGGGAATGAGAGGGGGGCTGATACATCGAGTGCTGACCGCCAAACTCGTCTGGAGGGAGCTGAGATCAACAAAAGCCTGCTGGCCCTAAAG GAGTGTATCAGGGCTCTTGGCCGTAACAAGCCCCACACCCCATTCAGAGCCAGTAAGCTCACCCAGGTCCTGAGGGACTCCTTCATTGGGGAAAATTCACGCACATGCATG ATTGCAACAATTTCTCCTGGTATGACATCCTGTGAGAATACCCTGAACACACTTCGTTACGCCAACAG GGTGAAGGAGCTGACAGTGGACCCCAACCAAGTGATGGAGGGAGGTCGACCCAACATCCACACTGTCAACCAGCTGGACCTGTTGGACGACGAGTGGCTGAGTATCTCACCACAGAGAGACGACCTCAAACTGCTCTGTGAGCAGAAT gaggaggaagtgtctcCCCAGCTCTTCACCTTCCACGAGGCCGTGTCTCAGTTAgtggagatggaggagcaggtccTGGAGGACCACCGAGCTGTTTTCCAG GAGTCCATCCGGTGGCTGGAAGATGAAAAGGTGCTGCTGGAGATGACAGAGGAGGTAGATTACGACGTGGAGTCGTATGCCACTCAACTGGAACAGATCCTGGACCAGAAGATAGAAATCCTCACTGAGCTCCGAG ATAAAGTGAAGTCATTCCGCTCTGCACTCCAAGAGGAGGAGCAAGCCAGTAAGCAGATCAATCCGAAGAGGCCACGTGCTCTTTAA
- the kif2a gene encoding kinesin-like protein KIF2A isoform X4 — protein sequence MASSFGKIVVGTYVEIKRSDGRIHQAMVTSLNEDNESVTVEWIENGDTKGKEIDLESIFALNPDVAPDEEIAPSPETPPPPTPTCVKVNKIAKNRRTIAPTKNDTPSRDNRVAPTRARPPQPQQPEPAPPPPSQQPAQPTQAQTQLQLQNARRKSNCVKEVEKLQEKRERRRLQQQELREKRAQEVDTTIPNYEIMYMIRDFRASLDYRPLTTADLIEEHRICVCVRKRPLNKKELTMKDLDVITIPSKDVVMVHEPKQKVDLTRYLENQTFRFDYAFDDSTTNEMVYRFTARPLVETIFERGMATCFAYGQTGSGKTHTMGGDFSGKNQDCSKGVYALAARDVFLMLKKPNYKKLDLQVYATFFEIYSGKVFDLLNRKAKLRVLEDGKQQVQVVGLQEKEVKCTEDVLKLIEVGNSCRTSGQTSANAHSSRSHAVFQIILRRKGKMHGKFSLIDLAGNERGADTSSADRQTRLEGAEINKSLLALKECIRALGRNKPHTPFRASKLTQVLRDSFIGENSRTCMIATISPGMTSCENTLNTLRYANRVKELTVDPNQVMEGGRPNIHTVNQLDLLDDEWLSISPQRDDLKLLCEQNEEEVSPQLFTFHEAVSQLVEMEEQVLEDHRAVFQESIRWLEDEKVLLEMTEEVDYDVESYATQLEQILDQKIEILTELRDKVKSFRSALQEEEQASKQINPKRPRAL from the exons GACGTATCCACCAGGCAATGGTGACTTCACTGAATGAGGACAACGAAAGCGTCACAGTGGAGTGGATAGAAAATGGAGACACAAAAGGGAAAGAG ATTGACTTGGAGAGTATATTTGCACTTAACCCAGAtgtggctccagatgaagaAATTGCCCCTAGTCCAGAGACGCCACCCCCACCTACACCCACATGTGTTAAGGTCAACAAAATTGCAAAG AACCGTCGGACAATTGCACCCACTAAGAATGACACTCCGTCCAGGGACAATAGAG tgGCTCCAACCCGGGCCAGACCCCCACAACCTCAGCAGCCAGAGCCTGCACCACCGCCTCCATCCCAACAGCCTGCACAGCCCACTCAAGCTCAGACACAACTGCAACTGCAGAATG CGCGGAGGAAGTCAAACTGTGTAAAGGAGGTGGAGAAACtgcaagagaagagagagaggcgtCGGCTTCAGCAACAGGAGCTCAGGGAGAAAAGAGCTCAG GAGGTGGATACCACCATCCCCAACTATGAGATCATGTACATGATCCGAGATTTCCGAGCCAGTCTAGACTACCGGCCCCTGACAACAGCAGATCTG ATTGAAGAGCACagaatatgtgtttgtgtaaggaAACGTCCACTCAACAAGAAAG AGTTGACTATGAAGGATTTGGATGTGATCACCATCCCCAGTAAGGACGTGGTGATGGTTCATGAACCTAAACAAAAAGTGGACCTCACTCGCTACCTGGAGAACCAGACCTTCCGCTTTGACTATGCCTTCGATGACAGCACCACTAACGAGATGGTTTACAG GTTCACTGCCAGGCCTTTAGTGGAGACCATTTTTGAGAGAGGCATGGCCACCTGCTTTGCCTATGGGCAGACAGGCAGTGGAAAAACACAT ACTATGGGTGGAGATTTCTCTGGGAAGAACCAAGATTGCTCTAAAGGAGTTTATGCATTAGCTG CTCGGGATGTATTTCTCATGTTGAAGAAACCCAACTACAAGAAGTTAGATCTACAGGTGTACGCAACCTTCTTTGAAATCTACAGTGGAAAG GTCTTTGACCTGCTGAATCGTAAAGCTAAGCTGAGGGTGCTGGAAGACGGGAAACAGCAAGTGCAGGTTGTAGGGCTTCAGGAGAAGGAGGTCAAGTGCACAGAGGATGTCCTGAAACTCATTGAAGTGGGCAACAGCTGCAG AACATCAGGGCAGACATCGGCCAATGCCCACTCATCTCGCAGCCACGCTGTATTCCAAATCATTCTTCGGAGGAAGGGTAAGATGCACGGCAAGTTCTCCCTCATTGACCTCGCAGGGAATGAGAGGGGGGCTGATACATCGAGTGCTGACCGCCAAACTCGTCTGGAGGGAGCTGAGATCAACAAAAGCCTGCTGGCCCTAAAG GAGTGTATCAGGGCTCTTGGCCGTAACAAGCCCCACACCCCATTCAGAGCCAGTAAGCTCACCCAGGTCCTGAGGGACTCCTTCATTGGGGAAAATTCACGCACATGCATG ATTGCAACAATTTCTCCTGGTATGACATCCTGTGAGAATACCCTGAACACACTTCGTTACGCCAACAG GGTGAAGGAGCTGACAGTGGACCCCAACCAAGTGATGGAGGGAGGTCGACCCAACATCCACACTGTCAACCAGCTGGACCTGTTGGACGACGAGTGGCTGAGTATCTCACCACAGAGAGACGACCTCAAACTGCTCTGTGAGCAGAAT gaggaggaagtgtctcCCCAGCTCTTCACCTTCCACGAGGCCGTGTCTCAGTTAgtggagatggaggagcaggtccTGGAGGACCACCGAGCTGTTTTCCAG GAGTCCATCCGGTGGCTGGAAGATGAAAAGGTGCTGCTGGAGATGACAGAGGAGGTAGATTACGACGTGGAGTCGTATGCCACTCAACTGGAACAGATCCTGGACCAGAAGATAGAAATCCTCACTGAGCTCCGAG ATAAAGTGAAGTCATTCCGCTCTGCACTCCAAGAGGAGGAGCAAGCCAGTAAGCAGATCAATCCGAAGAGGCCACGTGCTCTTTAA